Proteins encoded by one window of Streptomyces sp. NBC_01477:
- a CDS encoding S1 family peptidase: protein MKSTRRIQLLAVTTGLLAATAFALPSAIAAPGAGTVKATPEAAASLAAHLGADRTAGTYYDSASKTTVVNVTSQAAADAVKAAGATPRLVTHSAAQLAKAGDTTQAADIAGTAWAVDPRSNTLEINVDSRVTAAQLAALTKSTAAYGDAVRISRVSGTFSKLLSGGDAVLTDSWRCSVGFNVRSGSTYYFLTAGHCTQGLPAYYTSAGAYIGPTVGSSFPGNDYGIVRYDSTVAHDGTVGSQDITSAANAFVGEAVKRRGSTTGIHSGSVQALNATVNYGADGVVSGLIKTNVCAEPGDSGGSLYDGAKAIGLTSGGSGNCTSGGTTYFQPVTEALSAYGVSVY, encoded by the coding sequence GTGAAGTCCACCCGACGCATACAACTCCTCGCCGTCACCACCGGCTTGCTCGCCGCGACCGCTTTCGCCCTTCCGTCCGCCATCGCAGCCCCTGGCGCCGGCACCGTGAAGGCGACCCCGGAAGCGGCGGCATCGCTCGCCGCCCACCTCGGTGCCGACCGCACCGCGGGCACGTACTACGACAGCGCGTCCAAGACCACCGTCGTCAACGTCACCAGCCAGGCCGCGGCCGACGCGGTCAAGGCCGCGGGCGCCACGCCCCGGCTGGTCACCCACAGCGCCGCCCAGCTCGCCAAGGCGGGTGACACCACCCAGGCCGCCGACATCGCGGGCACCGCCTGGGCGGTCGACCCGCGCAGCAACACCCTGGAGATCAACGTCGACAGCCGGGTGACCGCCGCCCAGCTGGCCGCGCTCACCAAGTCCACCGCGGCCTACGGCGACGCCGTCCGCATCTCCCGGGTCTCCGGCACGTTCAGCAAGCTGCTGTCCGGCGGCGACGCGGTCCTCACCGACAGCTGGCGCTGCTCGGTGGGCTTCAACGTCCGCAGCGGCAGCACCTACTACTTCCTGACGGCGGGCCACTGCACCCAGGGCCTTCCCGCCTACTACACCAGCGCCGGCGCGTACATCGGCCCGACCGTGGGCAGCAGCTTCCCCGGCAACGACTACGGCATCGTCCGCTACGACAGCACCGTCGCCCATGACGGCACCGTCGGCAGCCAGGACATCACCAGCGCCGCGAACGCCTTCGTCGGCGAGGCCGTCAAGCGCCGCGGCTCCACCACGGGCATCCACAGCGGCAGCGTCCAGGCCCTCAACGCGACCGTGAACTACGGCGCCGACGGGGTCGTCTCCGGTCTGATCAAGACCAACGTCTGCGCCGAGCCCGGCGACAGCGGCGGCTCCCTCTACGACGGTGCCAAGGCCATCGGCCTGACGTCGGGCGGCAGCGGCAACTGCACCTCCGGCGGTACGACCTACTTCCAGCCGGTCACCGAAGCACTCAGCGCGTACGGGGTCAGCGTCTACTGA
- a CDS encoding helix-turn-helix transcriptional regulator, whose protein sequence is MLETSARLLRLLSLLQSRRDWTGPELAERLNVTARTVRRDVERLRALGYPVHAAPGTAGGYRLGAGAALPPLLLDDEEAVAVALCLRTGAGGTVEGVEETSVRALAKLEQVLPSRLRHRVQSMQAITVQPRRGGGPTVGQQVLTVLGAACRDRERLRFDYLDHGGAASRRTVEPYRLVHHGRRWYLLAYDVDRADWRTFRADRIEPKSPTGPRFTPRELPEDAAAYVAKGVTSRAYRYQAVIVLHTSADSLAQYNWSGFGTITARDDLSCELRTGFESLDALAMYVGMLGVHFEIKEPPEFADHLRAVAARLSRAADAAEPPRAGVSPAGR, encoded by the coding sequence ATGCTGGAAACCTCCGCACGGCTGCTGCGCCTGCTGTCGCTGCTCCAGTCCCGCCGCGACTGGACGGGACCCGAACTGGCGGAACGGCTCAACGTCACCGCGCGCACGGTTCGCCGCGACGTCGAACGCCTGCGGGCGCTCGGCTACCCGGTGCACGCCGCCCCCGGCACGGCCGGCGGCTACCGGCTGGGCGCGGGCGCCGCGCTGCCGCCGCTGCTGCTCGACGACGAGGAGGCGGTGGCCGTCGCCCTGTGCCTGCGCACCGGCGCGGGCGGCACCGTCGAGGGCGTCGAGGAGACCTCGGTCCGCGCCCTGGCCAAGCTCGAGCAGGTGCTGCCGTCCCGGCTGCGGCACCGCGTCCAGTCGATGCAGGCGATCACCGTGCAGCCGCGCCGCGGGGGCGGCCCGACCGTCGGCCAGCAGGTGCTCACCGTGCTCGGCGCCGCCTGCCGGGACCGCGAACGCCTGCGCTTCGACTACCTCGACCACGGCGGCGCCGCCAGCCGCCGTACCGTCGAGCCGTACCGCCTCGTGCACCACGGCCGCCGCTGGTATCTGCTCGCCTACGACGTCGACCGGGCCGACTGGCGTACCTTCCGGGCCGACCGGATCGAGCCGAAGTCACCCACAGGGCCGCGCTTCACCCCGCGCGAACTGCCCGAGGACGCGGCGGCCTACGTCGCCAAGGGCGTCACCTCGCGGGCCTACCGCTACCAGGCGGTGATCGTCCTGCACACCTCCGCCGACTCCCTCGCCCAGTACAACTGGTCCGGCTTCGGCACCATCACGGCACGGGACGACCTCAGCTGCGAACTGCGCACCGGTTTCGAGTCGCTGGACGCGCTCGCGATGTACGTCGGCATGCTCGGCGTGCACTTCGAGATCAAGGAACCGCCCGAGTTCGCCGACCACCTGCGGGCGGTGGCCGCCCGGCTGTCCCGAGCGGCCGACGCCGCGGAGCCCCCGCGGGCCGGGGTCAGTCCAGCGGGCCGCTGA
- a CDS encoding PPOX class F420-dependent oxidoreductase encodes MSQDPATDALLDLLREQRTGVLVTLKRDGRPQLSNVAFTYDDATRTIRISATDDRAKTRNLRRDPRASFYVGTPDMRTYLVAEGDAELTPVAAQPQDATVEQLIDVYRAIAGEHPDWDEYRAAMVADRRLVISLRAGRAYGAGAQGAVSGPLD; translated from the coding sequence ATGAGCCAGGACCCCGCCACCGACGCGCTGCTCGACCTGCTGCGCGAGCAGCGCACCGGAGTGCTCGTCACCCTGAAAAGGGACGGCAGACCGCAGCTGTCCAATGTGGCCTTCACCTACGACGACGCCACCCGGACCATCCGCATCTCGGCGACCGACGACCGCGCCAAGACCCGCAACCTGCGCCGGGACCCGCGGGCCAGCTTCTACGTCGGCACGCCCGACATGCGCACCTACCTGGTCGCCGAGGGCGACGCCGAGCTGACCCCGGTGGCCGCGCAGCCGCAGGACGCGACCGTCGAGCAGCTGATCGACGTCTACCGGGCGATCGCGGGCGAGCACCCGGACTGGGACGAATACCGCGCCGCGATGGTCGCCGACCGGCGGCTGGTGATCAGCCTGCGCGCGGGCCGGGCGTACGGGGCGGGGGCGCAGGGCGCGGTCAGCGGCCCGCTGGACTGA
- a CDS encoding LLM class flavin-dependent oxidoreductase, translated as MSAHSYPSAPLSPPPAAPRPRGRTLHLAAAIGGGPPARGASYRDLARLAEGGGLDFVTLELHPYGGAGLLDALELLAAVAPATDRIGVVPAVPAAGAEPGDVAAAVATLDWVSRGRAGWTLAVPAPPPGPPGRGRRPDLPEAVWRAAGDTASAVTRIWRGAGLGPPLSAPVTVLDATEPAARAVAARHADIAFVRAARPEGAGLIRADIHRLAAEAGRDPDRLLVLAELAVDLGGGEVGPEPGAEIALTPDASGGVLFRGGPVDLAELIADWQRQGAVDGFHVRPVELPRDLERFVNGTAALLQHRGLFRSFHPGATLREHLGLHRPARPSAVRGGVLS; from the coding sequence ATGTCTGCCCACTCGTATCCCTCCGCCCCCCTTTCTCCCCCTCCCGCCGCACCGCGCCCCCGCGGCCGCACCCTGCATCTGGCCGCCGCGATCGGCGGCGGGCCGCCGGCGCGCGGGGCGTCCTACCGGGACCTGGCCCGGCTCGCCGAGGGCGGCGGCCTCGACTTCGTGACGCTGGAGCTGCACCCGTATGGCGGCGCCGGGCTGCTGGACGCGCTCGAACTGCTCGCCGCAGTGGCGCCCGCGACCGACCGGATCGGCGTGGTGCCCGCCGTGCCCGCGGCCGGCGCCGAGCCCGGCGACGTCGCCGCGGCCGTCGCCACCCTGGACTGGGTCAGCCGCGGCCGGGCCGGGTGGACGCTCGCGGTGCCCGCGCCACCGCCGGGGCCGCCCGGCCGCGGACGGCGGCCCGACCTGCCGGAGGCGGTGTGGCGGGCGGCCGGCGACACCGCGAGCGCCGTCACCCGGATATGGCGCGGGGCCGGCCTCGGGCCGCCGCTGTCCGCGCCGGTCACCGTGCTCGACGCCACCGAACCCGCCGCCCGCGCTGTCGCCGCCCGGCACGCCGACATCGCCTTCGTGCGCGCGGCCCGGCCCGAGGGCGCCGGGCTGATCAGGGCCGACATCCACCGGCTCGCCGCGGAGGCGGGCCGCGACCCGGACCGGCTGCTGGTGCTCGCCGAACTGGCGGTGGACCTCGGCGGCGGCGAGGTCGGCCCCGAGCCCGGCGCCGAGATCGCGCTGACACCCGACGCGTCCGGCGGGGTGCTCTTCAGGGGCGGCCCGGTGGACCTGGCCGAGCTGATCGCGGACTGGCAGCGGCAGGGCGCGGTCGACGGCTTCCACGTCCGCCCGGTCGAACTGCCGCGCGACCTGGAGCGCTTCGTCAACGGCACCGCCGCCCTGCTCCAGCACCGCGGGCTCTTCCGCTCCTTCCACCCGGGGGCGACGCTGCGCGAACACCTCGGCCTGCACCGCCCGGCGCGCCCTTCCGCCGTGCGCGGCGGGGTGCTGTCGTGA
- a CDS encoding LLM class flavin-dependent oxidoreductase, protein MTVRRAPAAAVRQLHLAVELPAAGEGPGPRPDFAGWAALARAAERGLFDFLLLAPAGPAAYDGVAAGEDRPDGRGPEPVTVLHALAAVTTAIGLAVAVPAPVTGREPYDLARRIAVLDRLSGGRAGGPPGRFGEPAGPQGRPVAVDFGGTAEVLLTGCPSGGRRGGRRARVLSRFDLTADAAASAPAARELADHLHARVQSAATDGFVLRPDPAAAGHGLDAFVDRVVPLLQQHGSLRTAYTGTTLREHLGLPRPVG, encoded by the coding sequence GTGACCGTCCGCCGGGCGCCCGCCGCGGCCGTACGGCAGCTGCACCTCGCCGTGGAGCTGCCCGCGGCCGGCGAAGGGCCCGGACCGCGGCCGGACTTCGCCGGCTGGGCCGCGCTCGCCAGGGCCGCCGAGCGCGGCCTGTTCGACTTCCTGCTGCTCGCCCCCGCCGGGCCCGCCGCGTACGACGGTGTGGCCGCGGGGGAGGACCGGCCCGACGGCCGCGGGCCCGAACCGGTCACCGTGCTGCACGCGCTGGCCGCGGTCACCACCGCGATCGGCCTGGCCGTGGCCGTCCCGGCGCCGGTCACCGGCCGCGAACCGTACGACCTGGCCCGCAGGATCGCCGTGCTGGACCGGCTCAGCGGCGGGCGCGCGGGCGGGCCGCCGGGCCGGTTCGGCGAGCCCGCGGGTCCGCAGGGGCGGCCGGTGGCGGTGGACTTCGGCGGTACGGCGGAGGTGCTGCTCACCGGGTGCCCGTCCGGCGGGCGGCGCGGCGGCAGGCGGGCGCGGGTGCTGTCCCGCTTCGACCTGACCGCGGACGCCGCCGCCTCCGCCCCGGCCGCGCGCGAACTCGCCGACCACCTGCACGCGCGGGTGCAGAGCGCCGCGACGGACGGCTTCGTCCTGCGCCCCGACCCGGCCGCCGCGGGCCACGGCCTGGACGCCTTCGTCGACCGGGTGGTGCCGCTGCTCCAGCAGCACGGTTCGCTGCGGACCGCGTACACGGGGACGACGCTGCGGGAGCATCTGGGGCTGCCGCGACCGGTGGGCTAG